The Manihot esculenta cultivar AM560-2 chromosome 1, M.esculenta_v8, whole genome shotgun sequence genome has a window encoding:
- the LOC110608635 gene encoding protein NRT1/ PTR FAMILY 4.6 isoform X1: MSFSFCLYVQEQENEEQLARWDGYVDWRNRPALRGRHGGMLAASFVLVVEILDNLAFLANASNLVMYLSEYMHLSPSVSANNVTNFMGTSFLLALLGGFLSDAFFTTYTIYLISADIEFLLEGLVILTVQARSPSLKPPACDPANPNVPCQEVTGAKAAMLFLGLYIVALGVGGIKGSLAAHGAEQFDESTPQGRKQRSTFFNYFIFCLACGGLIAVTFVVWLEDNKGWVWGFGVSTIVIFLSIPIFLAGSPTYRNKIPSGSPLTTIFKVLIVAAITTFISSTPSNAIANLNASPISPTKASEESKENSKEMAPGTETLTKSFSFLNRALVKRQVHSSLECTVQQVEEVKVVIKILPIFSCTIMLSCCLAQLSTFSVQQAATMNTELGSLKVPPASLPFFPVIFIMILAPIYDHFIIPFARKVTKSEMGITHLQRIGIGLVLSVIAMGVAALVEIKRKRVATNSGLLDSNDPLPITFFWIAFQYLFLGSADLFTLAGLMEFFFTEAPTSMRSLATSLSWASLAMGYYLSSVIVSIVNNITGSSTRRPWLSGDNINYYQLERFYWLMCVLSAVNFLHYLLWANWYKYRSTRSGYQSQFTHST, translated from the exons atgagtttttctttttgtctATATGTGCAGGAACAAGAAAACGAAGAGCAGCTGGCTAGATGGGATGGCTATGTGGACTGGAGGAACAGGCCTGCCCTCAGAGGCCGTCATGGAGGCATGCTTGCTGCCTCCTTCGTATTGG TTGTGGAGATATTGGATAACCTGGCATTTCTGGCAAATGCAAGCAACTTGGTGATGTATCTATCAGAGTACATGCATTTGTCTCCATCTGTATCGGCCAATAATGTCACGAATTTCATGGGAACTTCTTTCCTTTTGGCACTTCTCGGTGGTTTTCTCTCAGATGCTTTTTTCACTACTTATACCATATACCTGATAAGTGCAGACATCGAATTTCTG TTAGAGGGGTTGGTGATACTCACTGTGCAAGCTCGCTCACCTTCGCTAAAACCACCGGCATGTGACCCAGCTAACCCCAACGTCCCATGCCAAGAAGTAACTGGTGCAAAAGCTGCGATGCTGTTTTTAGGGCTCTATATAGTGGCCCTTGGCGTTGGAGGGATAAAGGGTTCACTTGCAGCACATGGGGCAGAGCAATTTGATGAAAGCACCCCACAAGGAAGGAAGCAGAGATCGACCTTCTTCAATTACTTCATCTTCTGTCTTGCTTGCGGAGGCCTCATTGCAGTAACTTTCGTTGTGTGGCTAGAGGACAACAAAGGGTGGGTGTGGGGTTTTGGAGTATCCACCATTGTAATCTTTCTATCTATCCCTATCTTCCTCGCTGGCTCACCCACTTACAGGAATAAGATCCCTTCTGGAAGTCCCCTCACAACCATTTTCAAG gTTTTGATAGTTGCTGCTATTACTACTTTCATAAGCAGCACTCCCAGCAATGCCATAGCAAACCTGAATGCAAGTCCTATCAGTCCAACCAAGGCCAGCGAAGAATCAAAAGAAAATTCCAAAGAAATGGCACCCGGTACTGAAACTTTAACAAAAAGCTTCAGCTTTCTTAACAGAGCGTTGGTGAAAAGGCAAGTCCATTCTTCTCTAGAATGCACAGTACAGCAAGTTGAGGAAGTTAAGGTTGTGATAAAAATCCTACCAATATTTTCTTGCACCATCATGCTCAGTTGCTGCCTGGCTCAGCTCTCCACATTTTCTGTACAACAAGCTGCCACCATGAACACCGAGCTTGGTTCCTTGAAAGTTCCCCCAGCTTCCCTTCCCTTTTTTCCTGTAATCTTCATTATGATCCTAGCACCCATTTACGACCATTTCATTATCCCATTCGCTAGGAAAGTGACTAAATCTGAAATGGGCATCACTCATCTGCAAAGAATTGGCATTGGTTTAGTTCTTTCTGTAATAGCAATGGGAGTTGCTGCGCTGGTTGAAATCAAGCGGAAGAGAGTTGCTACAAATTCAGGACTGCTAGACTCGAATGATCCATTACCCATCACATTCTTCTGGATTGCTTTCCAGTACTTATTCTTGGGATCAGCAGATCTCTTCACATTGGCAGGGCTGatggaatttttctttacagAGGCACCCACAAGCATGAGATCCTTAGCAACTTCTCTTTCTTGGGCTTCCTTGGCCATGGGGTACTACCTGAGCTCAGTAATTGTATCAATAGTAAATAATATTACAGGTAGCTCTACACGCAGACCATGGCTCTCTGGCGACAACATAAATTACTATCAACTGGAACGATTCTACTGGCTGATGTGTGTGCTAAGTGCTGTGAATTTCTTGCATTACCTTCTCTGGGCCAACTGGTACAAGTATAGATCAACAAGAAGTGGCTATCAAAGCCAATTTACGCATTCGACATAG
- the LOC110608635 gene encoding protein NRT1/ PTR FAMILY 4.6 isoform X2 → MSFSFCLYVQEQENEEQLARWDGYVDWRNRPALRGRHGGMLAASFVLVVEILDNLAFLANASNLVMYLSEYMHLSPSVSANNVTNFMGTSFLLALLGGFLSDAFFTTYTIYLISADIEFLGLVILTVQARSPSLKPPACDPANPNVPCQEVTGAKAAMLFLGLYIVALGVGGIKGSLAAHGAEQFDESTPQGRKQRSTFFNYFIFCLACGGLIAVTFVVWLEDNKGWVWGFGVSTIVIFLSIPIFLAGSPTYRNKIPSGSPLTTIFKVLIVAAITTFISSTPSNAIANLNASPISPTKASEESKENSKEMAPGTETLTKSFSFLNRALVKRQVHSSLECTVQQVEEVKVVIKILPIFSCTIMLSCCLAQLSTFSVQQAATMNTELGSLKVPPASLPFFPVIFIMILAPIYDHFIIPFARKVTKSEMGITHLQRIGIGLVLSVIAMGVAALVEIKRKRVATNSGLLDSNDPLPITFFWIAFQYLFLGSADLFTLAGLMEFFFTEAPTSMRSLATSLSWASLAMGYYLSSVIVSIVNNITGSSTRRPWLSGDNINYYQLERFYWLMCVLSAVNFLHYLLWANWYKYRSTRSGYQSQFTHST, encoded by the exons atgagtttttctttttgtctATATGTGCAGGAACAAGAAAACGAAGAGCAGCTGGCTAGATGGGATGGCTATGTGGACTGGAGGAACAGGCCTGCCCTCAGAGGCCGTCATGGAGGCATGCTTGCTGCCTCCTTCGTATTGG TTGTGGAGATATTGGATAACCTGGCATTTCTGGCAAATGCAAGCAACTTGGTGATGTATCTATCAGAGTACATGCATTTGTCTCCATCTGTATCGGCCAATAATGTCACGAATTTCATGGGAACTTCTTTCCTTTTGGCACTTCTCGGTGGTTTTCTCTCAGATGCTTTTTTCACTACTTATACCATATACCTGATAAGTGCAGACATCGAATTTCTG GGGTTGGTGATACTCACTGTGCAAGCTCGCTCACCTTCGCTAAAACCACCGGCATGTGACCCAGCTAACCCCAACGTCCCATGCCAAGAAGTAACTGGTGCAAAAGCTGCGATGCTGTTTTTAGGGCTCTATATAGTGGCCCTTGGCGTTGGAGGGATAAAGGGTTCACTTGCAGCACATGGGGCAGAGCAATTTGATGAAAGCACCCCACAAGGAAGGAAGCAGAGATCGACCTTCTTCAATTACTTCATCTTCTGTCTTGCTTGCGGAGGCCTCATTGCAGTAACTTTCGTTGTGTGGCTAGAGGACAACAAAGGGTGGGTGTGGGGTTTTGGAGTATCCACCATTGTAATCTTTCTATCTATCCCTATCTTCCTCGCTGGCTCACCCACTTACAGGAATAAGATCCCTTCTGGAAGTCCCCTCACAACCATTTTCAAG gTTTTGATAGTTGCTGCTATTACTACTTTCATAAGCAGCACTCCCAGCAATGCCATAGCAAACCTGAATGCAAGTCCTATCAGTCCAACCAAGGCCAGCGAAGAATCAAAAGAAAATTCCAAAGAAATGGCACCCGGTACTGAAACTTTAACAAAAAGCTTCAGCTTTCTTAACAGAGCGTTGGTGAAAAGGCAAGTCCATTCTTCTCTAGAATGCACAGTACAGCAAGTTGAGGAAGTTAAGGTTGTGATAAAAATCCTACCAATATTTTCTTGCACCATCATGCTCAGTTGCTGCCTGGCTCAGCTCTCCACATTTTCTGTACAACAAGCTGCCACCATGAACACCGAGCTTGGTTCCTTGAAAGTTCCCCCAGCTTCCCTTCCCTTTTTTCCTGTAATCTTCATTATGATCCTAGCACCCATTTACGACCATTTCATTATCCCATTCGCTAGGAAAGTGACTAAATCTGAAATGGGCATCACTCATCTGCAAAGAATTGGCATTGGTTTAGTTCTTTCTGTAATAGCAATGGGAGTTGCTGCGCTGGTTGAAATCAAGCGGAAGAGAGTTGCTACAAATTCAGGACTGCTAGACTCGAATGATCCATTACCCATCACATTCTTCTGGATTGCTTTCCAGTACTTATTCTTGGGATCAGCAGATCTCTTCACATTGGCAGGGCTGatggaatttttctttacagAGGCACCCACAAGCATGAGATCCTTAGCAACTTCTCTTTCTTGGGCTTCCTTGGCCATGGGGTACTACCTGAGCTCAGTAATTGTATCAATAGTAAATAATATTACAGGTAGCTCTACACGCAGACCATGGCTCTCTGGCGACAACATAAATTACTATCAACTGGAACGATTCTACTGGCTGATGTGTGTGCTAAGTGCTGTGAATTTCTTGCATTACCTTCTCTGGGCCAACTGGTACAAGTATAGATCAACAAGAAGTGGCTATCAAAGCCAATTTACGCATTCGACATAG
- the LOC122724907 gene encoding zinc finger MYM-type protein 1-like codes for MIDKYFTKLPKNSELLNSKPKEKVAFVEKESLASDNDIIGDPGLRKPIDSYPFEIRDSLRRRYLAKGPCQPVGHEFPFTLIREKNRRFQVAWFKDYEWLEYSVSKDKTYCLYCYLFANNNRSGGNIFTEIGFNNWKDGRRAFVNHEGSPGSSHSGCRMKVEQYRNQRGNVNQLLARQTAAMEDDYRTRLSTVVSVARILLEEGLPFRGHDESAESLHRGNFLEHISWVCKREENVNKVMGKNAPGNNQLTSPTIQRDIIECCAMETRKIILNELGEKKFALLVDEARDCSVKEQMSLVLRFVDDK; via the coding sequence ATGATCGACAAATATTTTACCAAACTACCAAAAAATTCAGAACTTTTAAATTCAAAACCAAAGGAGAAAGTTGCTTTTGTTGAGAAAGAAAGTCTTGCATCAGATAATGATATTATTGGTGATCCTGGACTGCGAAAACCAATTGATAGTTACCCATTTGAAATTAGAGATTCATTGAGGAGAAGATACTTAGCTAAAGGCCCTTGTCAACCAGTTGGGCATGAATTTCCATTCACTCTTATTCGCGAAAAGAATCGAAGGTTTCAAGTTGCTTGGTTCAAGGATTATGAATGGTTAGAGTATAGTGTATCTAAAGACAAAACTTATTGTTTATATTGTTATTTGTTTGCAAATAACAATAGAAGTGGGGGAAATATTTTTACTGAGATTGGTTTTAATAACTGGAAAGATGGAAGACGTGCATTTGTCAATCATGAAGGAAGTCCTGGTAGCTCACATAGTGGTTGTAGAATGAAGGTCGAGCAATATCGTAATCAAAGAGGGAATGTGAATCAGCTATTGGCAAGACAAACTGCTGCTATGGAAGATGATTATCGCACTCGATTGTCAACGGTTGTAAGTGTTGCTCGAATACTTTTAGAGGAAGGTTTGCCTTTTAGAGGACATGATGAATCTGCAGAGTCACTCCACCGAGGTAATTTTCTAGAACATATTAGTTGGGTATGCAAGCGAGAAGAAAATGTAAATAAAGTGATGGGAAAGAATGCTCCAGGAAATAATCAATTGACTTCTCCTACGATTCAAAGGGATATTATTGAATGTTGTGCAATGGAAACGAGAAAGATCATATTGAATGAGCTAGGGGAGAAGAAGTTTGCTCTTTTGGTTGATGAAGCCCGAGATTGTTCAGTAAAGGAGCAAATGTCTTTGGTGTTGAGATTTGTTGATGACAAATGA